From one Thamnophis elegans isolate rThaEle1 chromosome 7, rThaEle1.pri, whole genome shotgun sequence genomic stretch:
- the LLPH gene encoding protein LLP homolog, whose amino-acid sequence MAKSLRSKWKRKMRAEKRKKNAPKELARLQSILKANSDVVMDEVKEVVTVVPAEKILEKKDSDDGSKMDMDVKRNQKTLLDQHGQYPVWMNPRQRKKLKSKRVKGKNKSKAPKGLTW is encoded by the exons ATGGCAAAGAGCCTAAGGagcaaatggaaaagaaaaatgcgagcagagaagagaaagaaaaatgctcCCAAGGAACTGGCCAGGTTGCAGAGCATTCTGAAAGCCAACAGTGATGTTGTAATGGATGAAGTGAAGGAAGTAGTAACTGTGGTTCCTGCTGAGAAGATCTTAGAGAAAAAGGATTCAGATG ATGGAAGTAAGATGGACATGGATGTTAAAAGAAATCAGAAAACTCTTCTAGATCAACATGGACAATATCCAGTATGGATGAATCCCAGGCAGAGAAAAAAGCTGAAGTCAAAACGTGTCAAAGGAAAAAATAAGTCTAAAGCACCAAAAGGATTAACGTGGTAG